CAAGCACTCTCATCCCTATTTCTATCTCTTCTAATAGCTCAGAGGGGATTCTGTAGGTGTAATATTGATCTGTCATTCTGGTTTTAGATCTTAATACTAATTTTGCGTACAAAACTCCTCCTATTTATATTAAATTCAGAATTTCATCAGCCAACTCATACTTACTCATCAGTGGTAGATTTACAATCTTTTCACTGGAAATTATACTGGCAATATTTGTATCTACGTTGAAACCTGCCCCTGGCTTACTGACATCATTAGCGATAATATAATCCAAATTTTTTTTCTTTAATTTTAAGCTGGCATTTTCTATCAAATCATTAGTCTCAGCTGCAAATCCAATGACAAGTCGATCCTCTTTAATAGAAGCAAAATGACTGATAATATCCTTGTTTTTAGACAGTTGTATCTCAGGGATGCTGCTGCTCTTAATCTTAATGTGAGTTTTATTAACAACTTTATAGTCTGCAGGAGCTGCAGCCATTATCAATACTTCATTTTCCAGAAAAACATCATTGATAGCAGTAAATAAATCATCAGCTGACTTAATATCGATGCTTCTTATACCACCGATTTTTTCTAAATTTGAGGGACCGGAAATAAGTGTTACTTCTGCTCCTCTATTGCGTGCGACCCTAGCAATAGCATAACCCATTTTCCCGCTTGAATCATTAGAAATATACCTAACTGGATCAATTCTCTCAATAGTTGGTCCTGCAGTAACTATAATTTTTTTACCCTTTAAATTTTTTGGAGTTACAAAGCTCTCTAAATAATCAATGATTTGAACGGGTTCAGCCATACGACCATTTCCGTATGTATTACAAGCTAAAAATCCCGTTTCCGATTCGATAAAATAGTATCCACGATTTATAAGATCACTGATATTTTTTTGTGTGGCAAAATTATTCAGCATATTCGTGTTCATTGCTGTGGCAAAATTATAGGTTTGACACATGCTAAAAGTGTAGTTGTCAAAAGATTGTCTGCGATCCCATAAGCTACCTTTGCGATAGTGTTTGCAGTTGCAGGAGCAACCAGTACTAAATCACAAGCTTCTGCCAGTGCAATGTGCTCAACATCATAATCAGATGACTCTTCAAACATTTCTACATGAACCTTACATCTAGCCATCGTTTGAAAAAGTATTGGAGATATCATCTCAGTGGCAGCTTTCGTCATAATAACATCGAGAACTGCACCTTTTTTCTTTAATCTACTAATCAAGTCCAGAACTTTATAAATCGCTACACCACCGGTTACGCCCATTAAAATTCTTTTGTCTTTTAACATCTTATTTAATACTTTCTAAATCTGTTGTCTCATAACTTATCTTACCTTGCATCAACTCCTCAAGAGCAATTGTCACAGGCTTTTGTGAAGCAGTTTCAATTAATGGTTTTGATTTTTCTACAAGTCTTTTTGCCCTTTTAGAAGTAATCATAACTATGGCATATCTACTGTCGTTAATTTTTCTTAATTCCTCAAAAGATGGATTAATCATAAGTTTCCTCCTTCAAATATTCGTCTAGTGATAAATTATTTATAACCCTTAAACTCTCAGCATCGATAATACTATTTATATGTGCTACCGCATTTTCCACAGTATCATTTATAACAGCATACTGATACTCATTAATTTTAGAGATCTCTCCTCTTGCATTATTCAAGCGTAATTCTACCTGCTCAGCTGACTCTGTTCCCCTATGAGTTAACCTACGCTCTAATTCACTCATGCTGGGTGGTAATAGGAAAATAAAGACTCCATTAGGATAATTCTCTTTAACTTGTAATGCTCCTTGGACATCAATCTCAAGGATTATTACCTCGCCATTATTAATACCGTCCATGACAAAATCTTTTGGTGTTCCGTAGAGGTTTCCGTGTACTCTGGCATACTCTAAGAACTTATCCTCTTTTATTCCTTTTTCAAACTCTTCTTCCGATAAAAAGAAATAGTCATCTCCGCTTCTTTCCTGTGGTCTTTTAGGTCTGGTAGTTGCAGAAATTGAGTATTTAATCTTATCATTACCTTTTAATAACGCCTGGCATACGGTTCCTTTACCAACCCCTGAAGGACCGGAAATTACCATCAAAAATCCCTTTTTCTTCATTCATCTTCCCCTTTACTGCTCATATCTTTCATTTCAGATAACCTGGTATTTAGTGTATCGGTTTGAATTGCAGATAAAATTATATGTTTACTATCCATTATAATTACAGCTCTGGTCTTTCTACCGAATGTTGCATCAATTAAATTTAAGGAATCTCTATTGTTCTGGACCATTCTCTTAATTGGTGCGGAGTCAGGACTGATAATTGCAACTATCCTATCCATATGAACATAATTCCCATATCCTATATTAATAAACTCTTTTTGCATATATGCTCCTATTCAATATTTTGAATTTGTTCTTTTAATTTATCGATTCCTACCTTAACGTCAATAACATCATCAGTTATACAGACATCGCTTGATTTCGCACTTATTGTGTTAATTTCCCTATTTAACTCCTGAGTAATAAAATCCAGTTTTCTACCGATAGCAGAGCTGGTTTCAAGATTTTCTCTAAATTGAGCTATATGAGACTTTAGTCTCACTAATTCCTCATTTATATCCGATCTTTCAGCAAAGAAAACAACTTCAGAATTGAGTTTTTCAAACTCATATTCTCCGTGATCATCGACAAGAGCATGAACTTTTTCAGTTAATTTTTCTCTATATTCATCAATTACAAATGGAGCACGTTTTTCGATATTTTTAACTTTTTCTTCTATATAGGAAATATTTTCAGCTAAGTCTATGTATAAAGCTTCACCTTCTCTTAATCGCATATTATATAAGGCATCCACCGCTTGACTTACTGCATTGCATACAACCTCTTCAACTAGATCCAAATCCAATTCTTTTGGTTTAAACTCAATTATCTCGTTATTAAGTAGAATATGCTCCAGTTTTAATTTATGATCTAAACCTAGATGATCCATTAGCATTTCCAAATTATCTTTCATAAGCTTGGCGATATCTTTATCCACTACAACATCTGATTTGGATTCCGAAGTATTTTCATCTTTGATATAGACATCCACACGACCTCTAGAGATTTTTCTCTTAATAATGTTCTTTATTTTTTCATCTAAAAACATTAAATATACAGGCATTTTTACTTGTATATCTAAGTACTTATTGTTTACAGATTTTATATCAGCATTAATACCTATTATTTCGTTGGAAGCAGAACCTCTTCCATATCCTGTCATTGATTTAATCATATTTGTACCTCCACAATTACTATCATAAACATCATGCAATAAATAGTCAATTATTTATTACGAAATCGTAACAGTTTTTGATGGATTTAATATATGTTATACTAATAATAAATATTTTAAAATGAAGGTGAAATATGAGTTTTGATGGAATAACTACAAGATCGATTATAAGTGAATTAAGTAAAATGGTTGGAGCAAGGATAAATCGAGTAAACCAGCCTGAATCACTGGATATAATACTAATACTACACAAAGGTGTTACTAAGAACCTGCTTTTAACTGCAAATTCAAATGTGCCCAGATTTCATATAATTAATGATACACCAAAAAACCCTATGACCCCGCCTAATTTTTGTATGGTTTTAAGAAAGCATATACAAGGCGGAATAGTAAAGTCAATTTCACAGTACAAGCTCGACAGAGTAGTAAAATTGGAAATCAGTACCTATGATGAAATGGGTTACCCATGTGTAAAATCTTTGGTTATAGAAATCATGGGCAGGCATTCCAATATAATTTTGCTTGATGATAATAATAAAATAATAGACTCAATAAAAAGAGTAACAATGGATATGAGTCGAATAAGGCAAATACTGCCTGGTGCAACATATAATATCATCGAAGATGATAAAAAAGATTTGCTTAAAGAAGATGTACTCCCATCTCAGTTATTTGATTTTACAAAAAGTAATGCAGCTTATAAGTCTTTTTACATGAATTACACCGGACTTAGTCCGCTAATCAGCAAAGAAATAATCTATAGATCCGGATTAGATGTAGATATAAAATTAAATAATCTTGAAAAATTAGACATTGAAAATATTGACAATGAATTTATTAAAATCAGAAATCTAATAAGAGACAAGGACTTTAAGCCCTATCTATTACTCTCTTTAACCGGAGACAAAGCTGTTGGCTTCTACCCTATTGAGATAAATCATTTGGGTGGACAACTTACGACTAATGAAACCATGAGTCAGGTTTTGGAAGAATACTATGGAACTAAAGATAATTCAGATAGATTAAACCAAATGATCTCCAATATTTTAAAGGTGGTAAATAATAGGATAAAAAGATCTCAAAACAAATTGATTCAGCAAATATCAGAACTGGAAGAATCTCAAAATAGAGATATCTATAAAGTATATGCAGATCTTATATCAGCCAATATTCACTTAATAAATAGAGGCGTGGAATCAGTAAAACTGCAGAACTTTTATACTGAAGACCTAGAGACATTAGACATACCTCTTGATATTAAACTAAGTCCTCAACAAAATGCGCAACACTATTATAAAAAGTACTCAAAACTAAAGAAAACAGAAGAAGTGCTCTCCGATGAAATCCCAAAACTTAAGGAGGAAATAAACTATTTAAACCAAGTAAAATTGACACTAAGTTCCATAACAGAAGTAGATGAAATCCAAGAAATCAGAGAGGAATTATCAAAAGGCGGATACCTGAAACTTAGTAAAGCAAAGAGCAAAAATAAATCGTCTGCGCCTTCAAAACCTCTTAAATTCATTACTTCAGACGGACTAAACGTATATGTAGGTAAGAACAATAGACAAAATGATGAACTGACATTAAAATTTGCCTCAAAATCGGATTTGTTTTTCCACGCTCAGAAAGTTCCCGGAGCACATGTAATACTTAAAACGGACTCAAAGGAAATATCTGACAAATCAATATATGAAGCAGCATATTTAGCAGCCAAATATAGCAGTTTGAAAGATGAAAATCAAGTTATGATAGATTATACAGAAAAGAAAAATGTCTATAAAGCAAAGGGGGCAAAGCCGGGAATGGTTTACTATAACGACTTTAAATCTATATTAGTAGATTTAAGCGATCAGAGTATATTAAGAGGTATTGAGATTAAGTAATAAATGAGACTCAGGTTAATTAACCTGAGTCACTTTTTAACAATCTGTAATTATAGAGCATAATGAGATAAAAAACTATCCTCTTGTCTCGATAGATATATTATCGTACCCATCGATTTCATGTATCTTTACAATAACAAATTCCGACTTGGAGGTCGGTATGTTTTTACCAATGAAATTGGGCTTTATCGGTAACTCTCTATGTCCTCTATCGACCATTGCAACCATTTCGATTTTTCCCGGTCTACCTATCCTGCTAATGGCATCCAATGCAGCTCTGACTGTTCTACCGGAGGAGATTACATCGTCAACGAGTATTACCTTTTTACCGTCAATACTTATATCACAATCGCTTGTCACGGCATCTGTATTTACTTTTTTATCGTCTCTATAAGCTGAAATATCCAAGAAAAAGCAAGGTAGTTCTACTCCCTCAAAAGCATAGATATTTTCCGTTAATCTTTTAGCAATAGGATATCCTCTAGTCAATACTCCTAAAAATATAATATCTTCCGTACCTTTATTTTGTTCCAGGATTTCATGAGAAATCCTTCTTAAAATTCTATTAAATCCTTGTTCGTCAACAAATGTTTTCGTATCCATTTTTATACCTCAAATTCAATTTTTCCAAGGAAGATCTAAATTGTTCGCCTGGTTTAACGGTAAAGCACATCGGCTTATTTAAAATAGGGTGATTGAATTCTAAATAGTAAGCATGTAATAAATGATGCTCAGTATTTATTTTTTCTTTCTTGTACCCATATACCTTATCACCGACTATTGGATGGCCTATGAACTTAAGATGGACTCTTATTTGATGTGTTCTTCCCGTATGAAGTGATATATCTAATAAACTATAATCACCATTATAATCAATAGTACTATACTCAGTCAATGCAGGTCTGGAATTAACATCAGTTACTTCCATTTTAGTCCGGTTTGTCATCGATCTTCCGACTGGTTTATCGATTAAACCGCTGACAGGGTCTGGTCTACCATGTACTACAGCCAGATATTTTTTAACTATTTCTCTATCTTTAAACATCCTCTTAAGAATTTCGTGTGTATCATTGTCTTTAGCAATTATAAGTAGACCGGTAGTGTCTTTGTCCAATCTATGTACAATACCCGGCCTATCTGAACCACCAAGATCAGATAGCTTTTCGGTGTAGTTTAAAAGAGAATTAACTAGTGTTCCGGATCTATTTGACATGCTTGGATGAACTACCAGGTCATGAGGCTTATTGACTATAATTATATAATCGTCTTCGTATACAATATCAAGAGCTATTTCTTCAGGGGTTAAAACAATACTCTCATCTTCGATATGACCGATTATTTTATCCCCTCTAACTAATTTATAGCTAGGTTTTACTGCTTCTTCGTTAACTACAATATTTTTATTCTTTATGTTTCTAGTTACCATAGATCTTGAAATATTCAAGGCTTCAGATAAAAATTTGTCTATTCTTTCAAGATTGTCATCTTCAATAATTTTATTTATATTCAATTCTATACCCCTATATTCTCAATCTGCCAGTCGATAGCTTCCATATCATTTTTAACTAAAAAATTGTTTGCAGCCGAAAAATGAGAACATCCTAAAAAACCCCTATGTGCAGAAAGTGGAGAAGGATGTGTGGATTTCAGAATTAAATGATTATTGTTTGTTATTAACGAAATCTTATCTTGTGCATGTCTTCCCCATAACAAAAACACAATCGGTTTATCTCTATTGTTGAGCTCCATAATTATCCTGTCTGTAAAATAGTTCCATCCTATTTTACTATGAGAATTAGGAGAACCTCTTCTTACAGTAAGTGTGGTATTTAATAGAAGTACACCTTGTTTTGCCCACTTTAAGAGGTAACCATTATCTGGAATATAACATCCTAGATCTCTGTTTAACTCCTTGTAAATATTTAAAAGTGAAGGCGGTATTCTTATCCCGGGTTTAACAGAAAAACTGAAACCATGAGCTTGACCTGGACCATGATAAGGATCCTGTCCTATTATTACGACTTTTGTGCTATTAAAAGGAACTTCCTTAATCGAGCTGAATATCTCATACATATCCGGAAATATCTCATAATTTTTATATTCGTCAATTAATAGTTTTCTAAGATTTTTATAATACGGCTTATCAAATTCATCAAATATTAAATTGTCCCAGTCATTTCCAATGCTTACATTCATTTTTTACCTGCATCCTTATCAAAAATTACAATCAGCATAATTAAAACTGCACCAATTACTACACATATATCCGCCACATTAAATACGGGGAAATCATAATAACCCCAAAATCTCACAAAGATAAAATCAACTACATATTCTCTGATTATCCTGTCTATTAAATTGCCAATTGCACCTGCAACTACAAAAGACAGTGATAATTTCATTAGAGTGCTTGTAGTATGATAATTTTTAAGCATATAGTACACAATAAAAGAACAAACTGTAATGGTAATTATTATAAAAAAGACCGAGCGACCTTGGAGTATACCAAATGCTGCACCTCTATTTTCAACATAAGTTAGTTCTAAAAATTTATCTATCAATACTTTACTTTCATTTCCCTTAAGATAATTTACTGCAAAGTATTTAGTTATTTGATCCAGTATTATCAATACTGCAATTATTAAAAAATAAATCATCGCATTAACCCTTTTTGTAATATTTTATAAATATTCTACCTTTTTTACTATTTCCACCAATACTTTCAAGCACGAATCTACCGATTCCGGAAACCGAAATCTCATCATTTTCTTCTATTTTTGCATCAACAGAATCATTAATTTCATGGTTTAACTTTACTTTTCCGGATTTAATATGCTTTTGTGCTTTATTTCTGGAATAGTTTAGCATAAGCGCAATTAATGCATCTAATCTTAGGGAAGAAATAGAACCCGATTTTAAATTAATGTCAAAGCTTGGTTCATGTAAAAAAGGTATATCTTTGATTACCGGTCTAACAGCACTATTTTTTATGCTTGTAAGACCATTTTTTACATCGTCAACAACATCTTTTAAGATCGCAAATTCTAACCTGTCATCACAGAAGACTATATCGCCTATTTTACATCTTTTAATCCCGAGACTTAACAAAGCTCCCAATACATCTCTATGTTCAATAGCCTGATGAATGGGTTCAATATAAAAAACTTTTACCGCATCTTTCTCGTCTCCTACAATTATAACTTTTCTTTCAGTATCAGCTCCAGGCTCAACTATAGAAAAATCAATATCCATGTTTTTTAGAAGTTCACATGCATATTTAAATTCGGTAGGAGTTAAAAAATCAGTATTAAAAGACTTACTACTCTTTAAGTAAATAGCGGCTTTATATAGTATATCTTTAATCGTCTTTTTGGTATCACGATCTTGTATATAGTTTAAACTATTAGTCAAATTTCTCAATATTAACTCCAGTGCAATTTAAAAAGAGGACTATAACATCCTCTAGTTTTAAATATTATAATTGGTAAAATCCTTTTGCTTGGATTTGTTCTTTTAGTTTACCATCTATTTCTACATCTTTTGGAGCAATTACAAATATATCTTTTGTCACTTTTTGAATCTTGCCATCCAATGCATAAATGCCACCACTTACAAAATCGAAGATTTGTCTCTTTTTATCCATCTCAAGCATCTCTAGATTAAGTACTACAACTCTTCTGGCAACAATATCATCGATTATATGTGGTCCATCATCAAAAGTTATAGGTTCATGAATATTTATCTTAGTTCTGTCAATAGTACTTGATTGTAAGCTCACAATATTACTCCTTTTAGGTATTGGTTTTTCGTATGTTGAATAACTTTCATCTTTTGCAGTCTCAGTAGCAGAAGAAACATCTGAGATTTTCTCAGTTTCGTAACCATCGTCTTTATAATCATAGTCATCATCGTAATATTCTTCTTCTATTCCTATAACACTTTTTATTTTATCAAATAATCCCGCCATATTAATCCTCCCATTTAGTAAATCCTATCTCCAAACAAGTATGAGCCTATTCGAATCATATTTGAACCGTTTTCAATTGCCACTTGATAATCATGGCTCATACCCATAGATAAGTATTCCATCTTTATATTATTATAATTGATACTCTTAATATCTTCAAATATTTCTTTAAGTTTTTTAAAAACCCATGCTGTATCTTCTGGTTTTTCGTAATGTGGAGCCATAGTCATTAGCCCTTTAACCTTAATATATTCAAATCCTTCTATATAATCCAGGAAATCTTTTAAATCTTCTACATAAATTCCGGATTTTGTATCTTCCTTAGAAATATTTACCTGTATTAGTACATCTTGTATTATACCTTCGGACTTGCATCTTTTTTCAATTTCCTTCACCAATGACTTTCTATCTACCGAATGAATCAATTTAACTCTACCAATGATATCTTTTACTTTATTTGACTGTAAATGTCCTATCATATGATAATTTACTCCATCCCCTATTTGATCCATCTTAGGGACAAGCTCTTGAACCTTATTTTCTCCGATATCTTTTATTCCTGAATCTATTGCTTCTATAATATCTGGTACGGGTTTTTGCTTTGTAACGGCAATTAATGTTATGCCTGAGTCTTCAAAACTACATCCTTTTATTTCCTCTATAACTTTTTTTACATTTTCAATATTATCTTTAATCATTCAACCACTCCTTAACATGTATAGATTTATCGTATATTATCTTACCGCATCTCCAATCTTCACTCTATTAGGGCGGATAATTACTTCGTCATAAGCCCTAAGAGTATTGACCGATTCCTCATTGACCTTTATTTGACCATCAATACCGGCGCTTACATAGGTTTTGTTACCGTCATCCTTTATTACTTCCACGGGAACAGATTCGACATATCCACTACGATTTACTTTCATGACCATTTGAATTCCGTCTTTTTCAAAAACCGATGAACTGGGTAATTGATAACTCATTTTTTTATCAAGGATTACAGAAGATTCTAATATTCTAGTATTTTCTATCAAATCATAACCACTATTGAATACTGCCTTGATTAGCATATCTTTGTCCGACTTTGTCAAATCCAAAATCTCCCCTGTTATGACAGATTCTTCATCTACTTTAATTGAAACCTTATCTCCCTTTTCAGGAATCGATTTGGGATCCGATAATTGTATAATTGCATAATATATATTATTATTTACAATCTTAAAAGAGTTTTTAAGAACTTTTATATTCTCTTTTACTTGAGATGGTAGTTTAAAGTCCGAAAGTTCAAAACTGTTAAGCAAATTTAAGTCAAATATTTCCTCATATCCGTCCAGTGAGTCATAGAAATAACCTGCAGTCTTTGAATACAATTCAGAATTATTTTTGTAATCATTATCAAATAACTTGCCAATTTTTTTCTTCATGTTTTGCTTATTTATCAATGGCGTCTTAATAATAGAATTATTTCCCAATAACCTAAGCCTTTGAGTCTCCGCATCAATATTAGGAGTTAACTCTTCAGTACTATCTTCTGAAAAATTAAAACTTTCGGATGCTACAGTACCTATTCTGGTACCTACGGGAATTCTCCCCCTTAACTGAAGAGAATCAAATCGTGCTAATCCGTTAAAATCATAGTATTCTTCATCATAAAAAAAGTAGATTTTCCCCAAATATTCTTCAGAATATACATTTCCTGCGTCTATTTCAACTATGGCAAATTTATAATATTTACTATATAAATTGAAACCTATAATAGAAACGATAAACATAAATATCAAAACTGTTATTATTTTTTGACCGTTTCTCTTCATAATCACACCTATTATTTATATTAATATAATACTTCCCTTTTCTTATTTCGCTCCATTAATCTTTCAACTGAATCTGAAATAGAATAATCATTGAATAAAATATTATATATTTCTTCTGTAATTGGCATCTCAACATCATTCTCTTCTATAAGACTCTTAACAGCCTTACATGTCTTAATGCCTTCAACAACCATATTAACCTTTTTTTCAGTCTCTTCTATGGAATGGCCCTGACCTATCAGTATACCGGCTCTTCTATTTCTACTATGCATACTCGTGCTGGTAACTATTAAATCTCCCATTCCAGTTAATCCATAGAAAGTCTCGGGTCTTCCTCCCAATGCAATTCCAAGTCTTGCTATCTCATGCATCCCTCTGGTCATTATAGCGGCCTTTGTATTATCTCCAAAACCAAGTCCGTCTGCAATACCCAATCCCAATGCTAAGATATTTTTAGTTGCACCGCCTAATTCAACGCCTATGATGTCTTCATTAGTGTATACTCTAAAATCTCTATTCATAAAAACATCTTGAACTGTAGACATTGCACTATTGCTTAGTGAAGCCGCGACAATTGCAGTTGGCATTTTAATTGCAACTTCTTCGGCATGAGTCGGTCCCGATAGTGCAACAAATCTATTTACATCAAAAAACTCACCAAATATTTCTGAAATTCTTTTATTCGTACCTATTTCTATACCTTTAGCAACATTAACAAAAAGGGCTTGGTTATTAAAAACACCGCTGTTTTCAGTGAGTATAGTTCTTATGTTTTGTGTAGGTACGGCGAAAACAACAATTTCACATTCAGATATATCTGCAATAT
The sequence above is a segment of the Peptoniphilaceae bacterium AMB_02 genome. Coding sequences within it:
- the coaBC gene encoding bifunctional phosphopantothenoylcysteine decarboxylase/phosphopantothenate--cysteine ligase CoaBC, with the protein product MNTNMLNNFATQKNISDLINRGYYFIESETGFLACNTYGNGRMAEPVQIIDYLESFVTPKNLKGKKIIVTAGPTIERIDPVRYISNDSSGKMGYAIARVARNRGAEVTLISGPSNLEKIGGIRSIDIKSADDLFTAINDVFLENEVLIMAAAPADYKVVNKTHIKIKSSSIPEIQLSKNKDIISHFASIKEDRLVIGFAAETNDLIENASLKLKKKNLDYIIANDVSKPGAGFNVDTNIASIISSEKIVNLPLMSKYELADEILNLI
- a CDS encoding flavoprotein produces the protein MLKDKRILMGVTGGVAIYKVLDLISRLKKKGAVLDVIMTKAATEMISPILFQTMARCKVHVEMFEESSDYDVEHIALAEACDLVLVAPATANTIAKVAYGIADNLLTTTLLACVKPIILPQQ
- the rpoZ gene encoding DNA-directed RNA polymerase subunit omega, whose translation is MINPSFEELRKINDSRYAIVMITSKRAKRLVEKSKPLIETASQKPVTIALEELMQGKISYETTDLESIK
- the gmk gene encoding guanylate kinase produces the protein MKKKGFLMVISGPSGVGKGTVCQALLKGNDKIKYSISATTRPKRPQERSGDDYFFLSEEEFEKGIKEDKFLEYARVHGNLYGTPKDFVMDGINNGEVIILEIDVQGALQVKENYPNGVFIFLLPPSMSELERRLTHRGTESAEQVELRLNNARGEISKINEYQYAVINDTVENAVAHINSIIDAESLRVINNLSLDEYLKEETYD
- a CDS encoding DUF370 domain-containing protein — translated: MQKEFINIGYGNYVHMDRIVAIISPDSAPIKRMVQNNRDSLNLIDATFGRKTRAVIIMDSKHIILSAIQTDTLNTRLSEMKDMSSKGEDE
- a CDS encoding YicC/YloC family endoribonuclease, which produces MIKSMTGYGRGSASNEIIGINADIKSVNNKYLDIQVKMPVYLMFLDEKIKNIIKRKISRGRVDVYIKDENTSESKSDVVVDKDIAKLMKDNLEMLMDHLGLDHKLKLEHILLNNEIIEFKPKELDLDLVEEVVCNAVSQAVDALYNMRLREGEALYIDLAENISYIEEKVKNIEKRAPFVIDEYREKLTEKVHALVDDHGEYEFEKLNSEVVFFAERSDINEELVRLKSHIAQFRENLETSSAIGRKLDFITQELNREINTISAKSSDVCITDDVIDVKVGIDKLKEQIQNIE
- a CDS encoding NFACT RNA binding domain-containing protein; translated protein: MSFDGITTRSIISELSKMVGARINRVNQPESLDIILILHKGVTKNLLLTANSNVPRFHIINDTPKNPMTPPNFCMVLRKHIQGGIVKSISQYKLDRVVKLEISTYDEMGYPCVKSLVIEIMGRHSNIILLDDNNKIIDSIKRVTMDMSRIRQILPGATYNIIEDDKKDLLKEDVLPSQLFDFTKSNAAYKSFYMNYTGLSPLISKEIIYRSGLDVDIKLNNLEKLDIENIDNEFIKIRNLIRDKDFKPYLLLSLTGDKAVGFYPIEINHLGGQLTTNETMSQVLEEYYGTKDNSDRLNQMISNILKVVNNRIKRSQNKLIQQISELEESQNRDIYKVYADLISANIHLINRGVESVKLQNFYTEDLETLDIPLDIKLSPQQNAQHYYKKYSKLKKTEEVLSDEIPKLKEEINYLNQVKLTLSSITEVDEIQEIREELSKGGYLKLSKAKSKNKSSAPSKPLKFITSDGLNVYVGKNNRQNDELTLKFASKSDLFFHAQKVPGAHVILKTDSKEISDKSIYEAAYLAAKYSSLKDENQVMIDYTEKKNVYKAKGAKPGMVYYNDFKSILVDLSDQSILRGIEIK
- the pyrR gene encoding bifunctional pyr operon transcriptional regulator/uracil phosphoribosyltransferase PyrR; protein product: MDTKTFVDEQGFNRILRRISHEILEQNKGTEDIIFLGVLTRGYPIAKRLTENIYAFEGVELPCFFLDISAYRDDKKVNTDAVTSDCDISIDGKKVILVDDVISSGRTVRAALDAISRIGRPGKIEMVAMVDRGHRELPIKPNFIGKNIPTSKSEFVIVKIHEIDGYDNISIETRG
- a CDS encoding RluA family pseudouridine synthase, which codes for MNINKIIEDDNLERIDKFLSEALNISRSMVTRNIKNKNIVVNEEAVKPSYKLVRGDKIIGHIEDESIVLTPEEIALDIVYEDDYIIIVNKPHDLVVHPSMSNRSGTLVNSLLNYTEKLSDLGGSDRPGIVHRLDKDTTGLLIIAKDNDTHEILKRMFKDREIVKKYLAVVHGRPDPVSGLIDKPVGRSMTNRTKMEVTDVNSRPALTEYSTIDYNGDYSLLDISLHTGRTHQIRVHLKFIGHPIVGDKVYGYKKEKINTEHHLLHAYYLEFNHPILNKPMCFTVKPGEQFRSSLEKLNLRYKNGYENIC
- a CDS encoding uracil-DNA glycosylase, whose product is MNVSIGNDWDNLIFDEFDKPYYKNLRKLLIDEYKNYEIFPDMYEIFSSIKEVPFNSTKVVIIGQDPYHGPGQAHGFSFSVKPGIRIPPSLLNIYKELNRDLGCYIPDNGYLLKWAKQGVLLLNTTLTVRRGSPNSHSKIGWNYFTDRIIMELNNRDKPIVFLLWGRHAQDKISLITNNNHLILKSTHPSPLSAHRGFLGCSHFSAANNFLVKNDMEAIDWQIENIGV
- the lspA gene encoding signal peptidase II, which translates into the protein MIYFLIIAVLIILDQITKYFAVNYLKGNESKVLIDKFLELTYVENRGAAFGILQGRSVFFIIITITVCSFIVYYMLKNYHTTSTLMKLSLSFVVAGAIGNLIDRIIREYVVDFIFVRFWGYYDFPVFNVADICVVIGAVLIMLIVIFDKDAGKK
- a CDS encoding YlmH/Sll1252 family protein, with the protein product MRNLTNSLNYIQDRDTKKTIKDILYKAAIYLKSSKSFNTDFLTPTEFKYACELLKNMDIDFSIVEPGADTERKVIIVGDEKDAVKVFYIEPIHQAIEHRDVLGALLSLGIKRCKIGDIVFCDDRLEFAILKDVVDDVKNGLTSIKNSAVRPVIKDIPFLHEPSFDINLKSGSISSLRLDALIALMLNYSRNKAQKHIKSGKVKLNHEINDSVDAKIEENDEISVSGIGRFVLESIGGNSKKGRIFIKYYKKG
- the sepF gene encoding cell division protein SepF — encoded protein: MAGLFDKIKSVIGIEEEYYDDDYDYKDDGYETEKISDVSSATETAKDESYSTYEKPIPKRSNIVSLQSSTIDRTKINIHEPITFDDGPHIIDDIVARRVVVLNLEMLEMDKKRQIFDFVSGGIYALDGKIQKVTKDIFVIAPKDVEIDGKLKEQIQAKGFYQL
- a CDS encoding YggS family pyridoxal phosphate-dependent enzyme codes for the protein MIKDNIENVKKVIEEIKGCSFEDSGITLIAVTKQKPVPDIIEAIDSGIKDIGENKVQELVPKMDQIGDGVNYHMIGHLQSNKVKDIIGRVKLIHSVDRKSLVKEIEKRCKSEGIIQDVLIQVNISKEDTKSGIYVEDLKDFLDYIEGFEYIKVKGLMTMAPHYEKPEDTAWVFKKLKEIFEDIKSINYNNIKMEYLSMGMSHDYQVAIENGSNMIRIGSYLFGDRIY